The window GCAGTACCGCTTCGAGGTTCTGTCGGCAAGGGTTGAAGAGGCGGTTGGTTTGTATCTGGAGAGACCGGAGGAGCCGTGGCTGACCATGATTACCTGCTACCCGTTCGATGCCATTGAGCCGGGAACCAACCAGCGTTATGTGGTTTTCGCCCGGCTGATAAAGAGTGAACCTGCTGAATTACCTGCAAAAACAGCAATGCAGCCCGATGCGTACCCGGCAATGAAGGCGGCGGCGTTTCATTTGGCATAGTGCGGGGAAAAATGAAACAAACCTTGATCCGGGCCAGAAGGTATATGAGAAAAAGAGAGTAGCTGATATGTTTGAGTCAATAACTCGAACAATCACTCTTCGCTTTCAAGGTAGGAGTGATAGGGCGACAGGTAAATTTTGAGACAGGTGATAGATAAAGACCTTTAATTGTAATCGTCGCTTTATGGCTCTGCGCAACCCTCCTGTCACCTAACTCCTTACTCTAACCGGGAGACTCAGCATGTCCCTGCTATTAATACTCGCCTGTGCCATATTTCTGGTGCAGCTGTTCACCTTCGTCCACATCACACTGGGGCTGAGGACAATGGAACAGCTGCACCGGATGGTTCTGTTAAAAAATTACAACTCTTTATCGGCTCCAAAGGTTTCGGTTATTGTGCCGGCATGTAATGAGGCTGAAACGATCAGGCCGGCCTTGAAACGCTTGCTGGCCCAGCAATATCAAAACCTCGAGATTATCGTGGTTAATGATCGCTCAACCGACAGGACCTCTGAAATTGTAAGGGAAATTCAAAAGGAGTGCAGGCGTGACTTCGAGCTGTTGGAGATAACGGAACTTCCGGATGGCTGGCTGGGTAAGGCCAATGCGTTGCAGGTCGGTGCAGAAAAGGCCAGTGGGGAGATACTGCTGTTCACAGATGCCGATGTTGAAATGGAGCCGACAACCATCGCCAGGGCCGTGCAGGTGCTGGAGTCCCGTAAGATTGATCATCTGAGTTTAATTTTCCAGCATATTGGCGGCAATTGGCTGCTCAACGCCTTGATTCTCGATTCGGCCTGCGGCCTGCTGGCGATGTTCAAGCCGTGGAAAGCAGGTGATAGGTCGAGCAGCTTTGGCTTTGGAGTGGGGGCGTTCAATATGGTACGTTCCACCGCCTACCGCGCTGTGGGCGGGCATAGCCGGATACGCATGCAGCCGATTGATGATCTCATGCTCGGCAAGGAGTTGAAAGCGAATGGTTTCAGGCAACTTTGTATGCTTGGCCGGCAACAGGTCATGGTTTGCTGGTACCCTTCGGTAAAGGCTATGGTCGATGGTTTAATGAAGAATGTCTTTTCTGTACTCCACTATCGGGCCTGGCTGGCTGTAGTTGTTGCGGTCCTGATCTTCGTTGGCACTCTATTGCCTGTTGCGGCCATTTTCTTTACTTCCGGAGTGGTGCAACTGGTTTTCACGGCTGCCGTCCTCACCCGTATTATCGGGCTGCTTGTTACAGCGGGAATGTATAACATGGGGCCGGGAGTCGCCCTTGGTGGTCTGATTTCACCGTTTCTGAGTATCTATATTGTCCTCAGAGCCATGGTGCTGGTAACCAGGGACTCCGGGATTTATTGGCGAAACAGTTATTATCCCCTGGATGAATTGAAAAAAAGCAAACCCGTTATTTTCTAATTGGGTCACCGGTTTCTGCGGCCATCTAATTGTCCGAATATATGACAGTTGTCTATTCTGTCCTTGAAAAAACAGCTGATCGTGGTAGACAGGGCGCTTGTGAATTCACAGTATATATTTTGAAATAGCCTGTAATAACCTCGATAAAATCGTGGCATGATATCCATGGAGGACGTATGCCGGAAACTGGAATTAAAGATGTACTTGTCTCAGAAGAGCAGATTCAGGAAATCGTGCAGCGTCTTGGCGCTGAAGTTACTGAGCGTTATAAAGATTCAGAGCGTGAGCTGGTTGTAGTGGGCCTGCTTCGTGGCTCGTTTATTTTCATGGCGGACCTGGTTCGTCATGTCAAGTTGCCGCTGGTGGTGGACTTCCTGACGGTGTCCAGTTATGGCGATGGAACGGTGTCCAGTGGTGATGTGAAGATCATAATGGACCTTGATACGTCCATTGAGAATCGTGATGTGCTGCTGGTGGAAGATATTGTCGATACTGGCAACACCTTCAGCAAAGTCATTCGCATGCTGGAGAACCGCAAGCCGCGCTCTCTCTCAATCTGCACCTTCCTGAGCAAGCCAGAGTGCAGAAAGGTGGAGGTGGATATCGACTTTTGCGGCATGGATATCCCCAATGAGTTCGTTGTTGGTTATGGGCTCGATTATGCCCAGAAATACCGAAACCTTCCCTATGTCGGCATCATGGGTGAATAACAACCCGGACGGACGGTCTCGAAAAAAAGCAAAAAGCCCGGTGCATTTTATAATGCACCGGGCTTTTTTGTTTTCTATTTTGACCCAATGTTCATGAAAAATCCGGGTCAGCCGAATATCTCGATCAGCACACTACTGAGCCACGGGAAATAGGTGATGATCACCAGGGTTATCAGCAACAGCCCCAGGAAAGGCATGGTCGAGCGGTACAGTTCGACGATGGGTTTATCGAAGCGGTACGAGGCGAGGAAAAGATTCAGGCCGACAGGTGGAGTGCAGTAGCCGATCTGCAGGTTGGTGAGAAAGATAATGCCCAGATGGATCGGGTCTATACCATATGCTTCGGCGATGGGCAGAATCAGCGGCACCACCAGTACCAGTGCCGAGAAGATATCGAGCATTGCCCCCACAATCAGCAGGAACACATTGAGCAGCAGCAGGAAGGTATATTTACTGTCTATGTAACCGCTTATGAATTCGAAAATTCTATTCGGGACCTCCTGGTCTATCAGGTAGTTGGTGGAGGCCATGGAGGCGGCGAGAATAACCAGGATGCCGCCAAACAGCACCATCGACTTTGCCATGATGCGCGGCAACTCTTTGACGACGATATCACGGTAAATGAGCACCTCCACAATCAGCACGTAAAGGCAGGTGACCGCTGCAGCTTCACTGGCGACAAAGAATCCGCCGTAAATTCCACCGAGAATTATAAAGGGCAGGGGCAGTTCCCAGGCGGCGGTGCGCAGCACATGCAGCGCCTCTTTACGGGAGAAACTCTGGCTCTTGTTGTGCTTTGGTCCCTTGTAGACCGAGTAGGTCATGAGCAGAACCAGCATGAGCAGGCCGGGGAGAATGCCGGCCAGAAAGAGATGATCGATCCGGGTCTCTGACACCACGCCATAGATGATAATAGGCAGGCTCGGTGGAAAGAGCAGGCCAAGACTGCCTGACGACGTGATGAGGCCCATGGAGAAGCGCTCGTTATAGCCATCCTTTACCAGGGCAGGCAGCAGTAAGCCGCCAAGTGCGAAGATTGTTACGCCGGAAGCACCTGTAAAAGCGGTAAAAATCGCACAGA of the Desulfosediminicola ganghwensis genome contains:
- the hpt gene encoding hypoxanthine phosphoribosyltransferase, yielding MPETGIKDVLVSEEQIQEIVQRLGAEVTERYKDSERELVVVGLLRGSFIFMADLVRHVKLPLVVDFLTVSSYGDGTVSSGDVKIIMDLDTSIENRDVLLVEDIVDTGNTFSKVIRMLENRKPRSLSICTFLSKPECRKVEVDIDFCGMDIPNEFVVGYGLDYAQKYRNLPYVGIMGE
- a CDS encoding TRAP transporter large permease, whose amino-acid sequence is MNALKIISFSLAILGAPLFLVISALALISFHSVDIDLSVVVIEMSRLAETPLLLSLPLFIFAGTLLSESRAPERILMLSRVFLGWLPGGLAVVSLAVCAIFTAFTGASGVTIFALGGLLLPALVKDGYNERFSMGLITSSGSLGLLFPPSLPIIIYGVVSETRIDHLFLAGILPGLLMLVLLMTYSVYKGPKHNKSQSFSRKEALHVLRTAAWELPLPFIILGGIYGGFFVASEAAAVTCLYVLIVEVLIYRDIVVKELPRIMAKSMVLFGGILVILAASMASTNYLIDQEVPNRIFEFISGYIDSKYTFLLLLNVFLLIVGAMLDIFSALVLVVPLILPIAEAYGIDPIHLGIIFLTNLQIGYCTPPVGLNLFLASYRFDKPIVELYRSTMPFLGLLLITLVIITYFPWLSSVLIEIFG
- a CDS encoding glycosyltransferase, with the translated sequence MSLLLILACAIFLVQLFTFVHITLGLRTMEQLHRMVLLKNYNSLSAPKVSVIVPACNEAETIRPALKRLLAQQYQNLEIIVVNDRSTDRTSEIVREIQKECRRDFELLEITELPDGWLGKANALQVGAEKASGEILLFTDADVEMEPTTIARAVQVLESRKIDHLSLIFQHIGGNWLLNALILDSACGLLAMFKPWKAGDRSSSFGFGVGAFNMVRSTAYRAVGGHSRIRMQPIDDLMLGKELKANGFRQLCMLGRQQVMVCWYPSVKAMVDGLMKNVFSVLHYRAWLAVVVAVLIFVGTLLPVAAIFFTSGVVQLVFTAAVLTRIIGLLVTAGMYNMGPGVALGGLISPFLSIYIVLRAMVLVTRDSGIYWRNSYYPLDELKKSKPVIF